From the Oleiharenicola lentus genome, one window contains:
- a CDS encoding NAD(P)/FAD-dependent oxidoreductase — protein MQKRHIAVVGGGAAGFFAAITAAEASPDCVVTIYEATAHLLAKVKVSGGGRCNVTHACFEPRELVKRYPRGGRELLGAFSRWQPRDTVEWFEARGVKLKTEEDGRMFPVTDSSQTIIDCLMGAARTAGVVIRTSCGVKQVDGTLRAPSAETAREAHGPPFTLRLTTGETVTADRVLLAAGGNRSNAGFTIAAQFGHTIEPTVPSLFTFNIKDPRLTDLAGVSVEEAATEVVGQKALRERGPVLVTHWGLSGPGILKLSAWGARTLSACGYKFTLRVNWAPRFNPETARAALEQARAANPKKQLTTWSPLGVPSRLWERLVVAAGLAPDAIWTGVGNPALRALAAQVCEAEFAVDGKSTFKDEFVTCGGVRLGEVDFKTMESRLVPGLHFAGEFLDVDGITGGFNFQNAWTTGRLAGLAMAGG, from the coding sequence ATGCAGAAGCGTCACATCGCAGTCGTCGGCGGCGGGGCCGCGGGCTTCTTCGCCGCCATCACGGCGGCGGAGGCGTCGCCCGATTGCGTGGTCACGATCTACGAGGCCACCGCGCACCTGCTGGCGAAGGTGAAGGTGTCCGGCGGCGGCCGCTGCAACGTCACCCATGCCTGCTTTGAGCCACGCGAACTGGTGAAGCGCTACCCACGCGGCGGACGCGAACTGCTCGGCGCCTTCTCGCGCTGGCAGCCGCGCGACACGGTCGAGTGGTTTGAGGCGCGCGGGGTGAAGTTGAAAACGGAGGAGGACGGCCGGATGTTTCCGGTGACCGACAGTTCGCAGACGATCATCGACTGCCTGATGGGTGCTGCGCGCACGGCGGGCGTGGTGATCCGCACGAGCTGCGGGGTGAAACAGGTGGATGGCACGCTCCGCGCGCCGTCGGCGGAGACCGCGCGCGAAGCGCACGGTCCACCCTTTACGCTGCGCCTTACCACCGGCGAAACCGTCACGGCCGACCGCGTGCTGTTGGCGGCGGGCGGCAACCGGTCCAACGCTGGCTTCACGATCGCCGCGCAGTTCGGGCATACGATCGAGCCGACCGTGCCGTCACTGTTCACCTTCAACATCAAGGATCCGCGCCTGACGGATCTCGCCGGCGTGTCGGTGGAGGAGGCGGCCACGGAAGTCGTCGGCCAGAAGGCGTTGCGGGAACGCGGCCCGGTGCTGGTGACGCACTGGGGCCTGAGCGGTCCGGGCATCCTGAAACTTTCCGCGTGGGGCGCGCGCACGCTCAGCGCATGCGGTTACAAGTTCACGCTGCGCGTGAACTGGGCGCCGAGGTTCAATCCTGAAACGGCGCGCGCCGCGCTCGAGCAGGCGCGGGCGGCGAATCCGAAAAAGCAGCTCACGACCTGGAGCCCGCTCGGGGTGCCGTCGCGGCTGTGGGAGCGCCTGGTCGTCGCCGCCGGGCTCGCGCCGGACGCCATCTGGACCGGCGTGGGCAACCCGGCACTGCGCGCGCTCGCTGCCCAGGTCTGCGAGGCGGAGTTCGCCGTGGACGGGAAGAGCACGTTCAAGGATGAGTTTGTCACCTGCGGCGGCGTGCGGCTCGGCGAGGTGGATTTCAAGACGATGGAAAGCCGCCTCGTGCCCGGCCTGCACTTCGCCGGTGAGTTCCTCGACGTGGACGGCATCACGGGCGGTTTCAATTTTCAGAACGCGTGGACCACGGGGCGGTTGGCGGGACTGGCGATGGCGGGCGGGTAG
- a CDS encoding TerC family protein produces the protein MDFLADPQIWISLFTLTALEIVLGIDNVIFISILAGKLPVAQQDKARKTGLMLALVTRILLLCSITWVMSLTKVLFTLPVMDVPVTGKSLILLAGGLFLIGKSVMEIHEKLEGADGHATSTLGKVSFNGVIFQILLLDIVFSLDSVITAVGMANQLWVMIVAVIIALGVMLAFAGAVSDFVNKHPTLKMLALSFLILIGVMLVGDSLGHHIPKGYIYFSMAFAFGVEMLNLRLRAKAKPVELHQPYR, from the coding sequence ATGGATTTTCTCGCTGATCCCCAGATCTGGATTTCTCTCTTCACGCTCACCGCGCTCGAAATCGTGCTCGGCATCGACAACGTGATCTTCATTTCGATCCTCGCCGGCAAGCTGCCGGTCGCGCAGCAGGACAAGGCCCGCAAGACCGGCCTCATGCTCGCGCTCGTCACGCGCATCCTGCTCCTCTGCAGCATCACCTGGGTGATGAGCCTCACCAAGGTGCTCTTCACGCTGCCGGTCATGGATGTGCCGGTCACGGGCAAGAGCCTGATCCTGCTCGCCGGCGGCCTGTTCCTGATCGGCAAGAGCGTCATGGAAATCCACGAGAAGCTCGAGGGCGCGGACGGCCACGCTACCAGCACCCTGGGCAAGGTCTCGTTCAACGGCGTGATCTTCCAGATCCTGCTCCTCGACATCGTGTTCTCCCTCGATTCCGTGATCACGGCCGTCGGCATGGCCAACCAGCTCTGGGTGATGATCGTCGCGGTGATCATCGCCCTCGGCGTGATGCTGGCCTTCGCCGGCGCGGTCAGCGACTTCGTGAACAAGCATCCGACGCTCAAGATGCTCGCGCTGAGCTTTCTGATCCTGATCGGCGTGATGCTGGTGGGCGATTCGCTCGGCCACCACATCCCGAAGGGTTACATCTACTTCTCCATGGCCTTCGCCTTCGGTGTCGAGATGCTCAACCTGCGCCTGCGGGCCAAGGCCAAGCCGGTCGAACTGCACCAGCCGTATCGGTGA
- a CDS encoding Spy/CpxP family protein refolding chaperone yields MKNSRSLLLALSAVLISVTPVLRAADQARPDGPPPGERRERMEKAGDRMAEALGLSDDQKVQMKAIGDQERAEMQALRADTALAKEERKAKVQAIHQKYKAQRDALLTPEQKVKADKFREKGRERMEKGGFGDGPGAERRKERREQSGT; encoded by the coding sequence ATGAAAAACTCACGTTCCCTCCTCCTCGCGCTCAGCGCCGTTCTGATTTCTGTCACACCCGTCCTGCGGGCCGCCGATCAAGCCCGTCCCGATGGTCCGCCTCCCGGCGAGCGTCGTGAGCGGATGGAAAAGGCTGGCGACCGCATGGCCGAGGCCCTCGGCCTGAGCGACGACCAGAAGGTCCAGATGAAGGCGATCGGCGACCAGGAGCGCGCCGAGATGCAGGCCCTTCGGGCCGATACCGCCCTCGCCAAGGAAGAGCGCAAGGCCAAGGTCCAGGCCATTCACCAAAAATACAAGGCGCAGCGCGATGCCCTGCTTACGCCCGAGCAGAAGGTGAAGGCCGACAAGTTCCGCGAAAAGGGCCGCGAGCGCATGGAGAAGGGCGGCTTCGGCGACGGCCCCGGCGCCGAGCGCCGCAAGGAGCGCCGCGAGCAGTCCGGCACCTGA
- the hpf gene encoding ribosome hibernation-promoting factor, HPF/YfiA family, whose translation MTHPTSQPIDETKFIIRGIHLDLTDALRRITMEKAARLLRHNDHILRIRLDLELDKTRGAKDQFIAKGRIEISGPDLIASVQSEDAYKSVDLLVDKLDALLRERHGRRKDNRNHPHAAELGAPLPKV comes from the coding sequence ATGACCCATCCCACCTCCCAGCCCATCGACGAAACGAAGTTCATCATCCGCGGCATCCACCTCGACCTGACCGACGCCCTGCGCCGGATCACGATGGAAAAGGCCGCCCGCCTCCTCCGCCACAACGACCACATCCTGCGCATCCGCCTCGACCTTGAGCTCGACAAGACGCGCGGCGCCAAGGACCAGTTCATCGCCAAGGGCCGGATCGAGATCAGCGGCCCCGACCTGATTGCCAGCGTGCAGAGCGAGGACGCCTACAAGTCGGTGGACCTGCTGGTGGACAAGCTCGACGCCCTGCTCCGCGAGCGCCACGGCCGCCGCAAGGACAACCGCAACCACCCGCACGCCGCCGAGCTCGGCGCGCCGTTGCCGAAGGTTTGA
- a CDS encoding AEC family transporter, with product MMSYGQLFLAVAPVIALIGLGLPLRRLNWISEAGEETLLNLIVRVLTPALIFESVVRRATVSDAGDVLLPPLAGFLLTTVSLTVGWYAAKALGLTIGHGLRTFALAVGLTNYGYLPLPIMDQVFGPESRAWLFMHNAGVEAAIWTTGVLIVTGESPRSAWRKLLNMPLLALGVALAVKLTGLGAHIPEVVWTFIHALAVCAVPLGLLMTGASFAPHLNDPKQLVNPRVIATAWLLRLAVLPWIFLLAARYAPVPVELKQVLVVQAAMPTAVVSVIVARIYGGQPLVAVQIILGTTALAVFTIPFWIKFGLAFVGLVP from the coding sequence ATGATGTCCTACGGCCAGTTGTTCCTCGCGGTGGCGCCGGTGATCGCGCTCATCGGGCTCGGGCTGCCGTTGCGGCGGCTGAACTGGATCAGCGAGGCCGGTGAGGAGACGCTGCTCAACCTCATCGTGCGCGTGCTCACCCCGGCGCTGATCTTCGAGTCGGTGGTGCGGCGCGCCACCGTGAGCGACGCGGGCGATGTGCTCTTGCCACCGCTGGCGGGTTTTCTGCTCACCACGGTCTCGCTGACGGTCGGCTGGTATGCGGCGAAGGCGCTGGGGCTGACCATCGGACACGGGCTGCGGACCTTCGCGCTGGCAGTCGGCCTGACGAACTACGGCTATTTGCCGCTGCCGATCATGGACCAGGTGTTCGGGCCCGAAAGCCGGGCCTGGCTGTTCATGCACAACGCCGGCGTCGAGGCGGCGATCTGGACGACCGGTGTGCTGATCGTCACCGGCGAGTCGCCGCGTTCGGCCTGGCGGAAACTTTTGAACATGCCGCTGCTCGCGCTCGGGGTGGCGCTGGCGGTGAAACTCACGGGCCTTGGGGCGCACATTCCCGAGGTGGTGTGGACCTTCATCCACGCCCTGGCCGTGTGCGCGGTGCCGCTCGGCCTGCTCATGACCGGCGCCAGCTTCGCCCCGCATCTCAACGATCCCAAGCAGCTCGTGAATCCCCGGGTGATCGCCACCGCGTGGCTGCTGCGCCTGGCGGTGTTGCCGTGGATTTTCCTGCTCGCGGCCCGCTACGCCCCGGTGCCGGTGGAGCTCAAACAGGTGCTCGTCGTGCAGGCGGCCATGCCGACGGCGGTTGTCTCGGTGATCGTCGCGCGGATTTATGGCGGGCAGCCGTTGGTAGCGGTGCAGATCATCCTCGGCACGACCGCGCTGGCGGTGTTCACCATTCCGTTTTGGATCAAGTTCGGCCTGGCGTTCGTCGGATTGGTGCCGTGA
- a CDS encoding lipid-binding SYLF domain-containing protein → MKKFLTAVLCLVALAVSLPAASNLTRKNVITQLDSCEAILQEIQGNVKTAIAPQDLRRAKGIVIINQFQGGLIFGIKDGYGVAMVRRPNGKWSVPAFLKAGEFSFGLQAGAKAINAVYLLMDDNTARLLLRNRMNLGADAKAVAGIRAAESEAVTKYLPGDANVYMYSTQEGLYAGATLKTGYLTPNQKANELFYNATHRMPELLYSDWVQPPAEAKFLMDYVTRLTQ, encoded by the coding sequence ATGAAGAAGTTCCTCACCGCCGTTCTCTGCCTGGTCGCCCTGGCTGTCAGCCTGCCCGCCGCCAGCAATCTCACGCGCAAAAACGTCATCACGCAGCTCGATTCCTGCGAGGCCATCCTCCAGGAAATCCAGGGCAACGTCAAAACCGCCATCGCCCCGCAGGACCTCCGCCGCGCCAAGGGCATTGTGATCATCAACCAGTTTCAAGGCGGCCTGATCTTCGGCATCAAGGACGGCTACGGCGTCGCCATGGTGCGCCGTCCCAATGGCAAATGGTCGGTCCCGGCCTTCCTGAAGGCGGGCGAGTTCAGCTTCGGCCTGCAGGCCGGCGCCAAGGCCATCAACGCGGTCTATCTGCTCATGGACGACAACACCGCGCGCCTGCTCCTGCGCAACCGCATGAACCTCGGCGCCGACGCCAAGGCCGTGGCCGGCATCCGCGCCGCCGAGAGCGAGGCCGTCACCAAGTATCTGCCGGGCGACGCGAACGTTTACATGTATTCCACGCAGGAAGGGCTCTATGCCGGCGCGACCCTCAAGACCGGCTACCTCACGCCCAACCAGAAAGCCAACGAACTCTTCTACAACGCCACCCACCGCATGCCCGAGCTGCTTTACAGCGACTGGGTGCAGCCCCCGGCCGAGGCGAAGTTCCTCATGGACTACGTCACGCGCCTCACGCAGTAA
- a CDS encoding metallopeptidase family protein: MDFSRLTTLARQVVGAAPRRLPPEVRTVAEQVPVCYEPHPNEAIVAEGWEPDILGLFVGHEHGAELRSDETPLPPQILLFLENLWDYAEGDETIYRDEVRLTYLHELGHYLGWDEDEVAERGLE, translated from the coding sequence ATGGATTTTTCCCGCCTCACCACCCTCGCCCGCCAGGTCGTCGGCGCCGCCCCGCGGCGCCTGCCGCCGGAAGTGCGCACCGTGGCGGAACAGGTGCCGGTGTGCTACGAACCTCACCCCAACGAGGCCATCGTCGCCGAGGGCTGGGAGCCGGACATCCTCGGACTGTTTGTGGGCCACGAGCATGGCGCCGAGCTGCGCTCCGATGAAACTCCGCTGCCACCCCAAATCCTGCTCTTCCTCGAAAACCTCTGGGACTACGCCGAGGGCGACGAAACCATCTACCGTGACGAGGTGCGCCTGACCTACCTGCACGAGCTCGGCCACTACCTCGGTTGGGACGAAGACGAGGTCGCCGAACGGGGCTTGGAGTGA